A region of Pseudomonadota bacterium DNA encodes the following proteins:
- a CDS encoding PstS family phosphate ABC transporter substrate-binding protein produces MSVAPFRCDNVQGRAVQALVLCCVLAPGCSKHRAGEPSSGATASTADVAATIAIDGSSTVFPINEAVAEEFQKKHESRVTIGVSGTGGGFKKFCNKETAITGASRPIKPSEVQLCKGNAVEYIELPVAYDGIAVVVHPDASWIDAIKVEELQRLWRPEAQKTLTRWNQLRPQWPDEEIRLFGPGVDSGTYDYFTKAIVGKEHSSRGDFTSSEDDNVLVQGIATDVQALGYFGYAYYAENKNRLKVVPVDDGKDDNGKGPIAPSATTVADGTYQPLSRPIFIYVSKQAADRPGVQRFIGFYLANAPELVEEVGYIPLPGRAYRLVATRFEKRVTGSLFAGHGSRVGVTVEELLAGN; encoded by the coding sequence ATGAGCGTCGCACCGTTCCGTTGCGACAACGTGCAAGGGCGCGCCGTACAGGCGCTCGTGCTCTGTTGCGTGCTTGCGCCGGGGTGCTCCAAACACCGAGCGGGCGAGCCAAGCTCCGGCGCGACGGCGTCGACCGCCGATGTCGCGGCCACCATCGCTATCGATGGTTCCAGCACGGTCTTTCCCATCAACGAGGCGGTCGCCGAGGAGTTCCAGAAAAAGCACGAGAGCCGCGTTACGATCGGTGTCTCGGGCACGGGCGGAGGCTTCAAGAAGTTCTGCAACAAGGAAACCGCCATTACCGGCGCGTCACGACCCATCAAGCCCAGCGAGGTGCAGTTGTGCAAGGGCAACGCGGTCGAGTACATCGAGCTGCCGGTTGCCTACGATGGCATCGCGGTTGTGGTGCACCCCGACGCGAGCTGGATCGACGCGATCAAGGTCGAGGAACTGCAACGCCTGTGGCGACCCGAAGCTCAAAAAACGCTGACACGCTGGAATCAACTGCGCCCGCAATGGCCGGACGAGGAGATCCGGCTATTCGGACCCGGCGTAGACTCCGGCACGTACGACTACTTCACCAAGGCCATCGTCGGCAAGGAGCACTCCAGTCGCGGCGATTTCACCTCGAGCGAGGACGACAACGTGCTCGTGCAGGGGATCGCTACCGACGTGCAGGCGCTCGGCTACTTCGGGTACGCGTACTATGCCGAGAACAAGAATCGGCTCAAGGTCGTGCCCGTCGACGACGGCAAGGACGACAACGGCAAGGGGCCGATCGCGCCATCCGCTACCACCGTGGCCGATGGCACCTACCAGCCGCTGTCGCGGCCGATCTTCATCTACGTCAGCAAACAGGCGGCCGATCGGCCCGGTGTGCAGCGCTTCATCGGTTTCTACTTGGCCAATGCCCCCGAGTTGGTCGAAGAGGTCGGCTATATTCCCCTTCCCGGCAGAGCCTACCGCCTGGTAGCTACCCGCTTCGAAAAGCGGGTGACCGGCTCCCTGTTTGCCGGGCACGGCTCCCGCGTGGGTGTGACCGTGGAAGAGCTCCTCGCCGGCAACTGA
- the pstA gene encoding phosphate ABC transporter permease PstA, whose translation MKPHRRRLTERLFEALCLSAVVLPLCVLLLLVGDAVVDGLGRIDMGFVTGLPSRKPELAGILPAFVGSLYLILLTAAIALPLGVGAAIYLEEYARPGDRFASLLEVTIANLAGVPSVIYGLLGLGVFVRTLGLGRSLIAGACTMALLVLPIVIMASREALRTVPGSLREAGLGMGATRWQTVRQVVLPMALPGILTGAILAVSRAIGETAPLIVVGALTYVTFLPDGLDAPFTALPIQIFNWVSRPQKAFLVNAAAGIVVLLGAMLVLNALAVYLRHRHQLRK comes from the coding sequence ATGAAACCGCATAGGCGACGACTCACTGAACGGCTTTTCGAGGCGCTTTGCCTGAGCGCGGTGGTGCTCCCGCTATGCGTGCTGTTGCTGCTGGTGGGCGACGCTGTCGTCGATGGGCTCGGCAGGATCGACATGGGATTCGTGACCGGGCTCCCGTCTCGCAAACCGGAGCTGGCAGGGATATTGCCCGCTTTCGTCGGAAGCCTGTACCTGATCTTGCTCACCGCAGCGATAGCGCTGCCTCTGGGCGTGGGCGCAGCGATCTACCTCGAGGAGTACGCGCGTCCGGGAGATCGCTTCGCCTCGCTGCTCGAGGTGACCATAGCCAATCTGGCCGGCGTTCCGTCGGTGATCTATGGACTGCTGGGGCTTGGTGTGTTCGTGCGCACGCTCGGTCTCGGGCGCAGTCTGATCGCGGGCGCCTGCACGATGGCGCTGCTCGTACTGCCGATCGTGATCATGGCCTCGCGGGAAGCGCTGCGGACGGTGCCCGGTTCACTGCGCGAAGCGGGCCTCGGCATGGGTGCAACACGCTGGCAGACCGTGCGTCAGGTCGTGCTGCCGATGGCGTTGCCCGGGATCCTGACGGGCGCCATCCTCGCCGTATCGCGAGCGATCGGCGAGACCGCGCCGCTGATCGTTGTCGGCGCGCTCACCTACGTCACCTTCCTGCCCGATGGCTTGGATGCGCCCTTTACGGCTCTTCCGATCCAGATCTTCAACTGGGTATCCCGCCCCCAGAAGGCCTTCCTGGTCAACGCCGCCGCCGGAATCGTCGTGCTGCTGGGGGCGATGCTCGTGCTCAACGCGCTCGCCGTGTACTTGCGCCACCGCCATCAGCTCAGGAAGTAG
- the phoU gene encoding phosphate signaling complex protein PhoU: MPRPKLHTDREYEQQLRELKENVLLMAGRVEEMIDSSVRALVQGDSELARRTIRSDRKVNRAELDIDELCMLLLAKRQPVASDLRRITFTLKMVTDLERIGDLGVNIAERALDLERLPRWPLYEGIVDMAAITRSMVKDAIDAFVQGNVDQAAAVIERDDKVDELYTHVFHEALELMRKEPATIQRGIHVQSVAKWLERVADHSTNLAEQVIFMVKGKDVRHPSLRRETR, from the coding sequence GTGCCGAGACCCAAGCTGCACACAGATCGCGAGTACGAGCAGCAGCTACGCGAGCTCAAAGAAAACGTGTTGCTCATGGCCGGGCGAGTCGAAGAGATGATCGACAGCTCGGTGCGCGCGCTGGTGCAGGGCGACAGCGAGCTTGCGCGTCGGACCATCAGGAGTGATCGCAAGGTCAACCGCGCCGAGCTGGACATCGACGAGCTATGCATGCTGCTGCTGGCGAAACGCCAGCCCGTGGCTTCGGACCTGCGTCGTATCACCTTCACGCTGAAGATGGTCACGGATCTGGAGCGCATCGGCGATCTCGGCGTCAATATCGCGGAACGTGCACTGGACCTCGAGCGTCTGCCCCGCTGGCCGCTGTACGAGGGCATCGTTGACATGGCAGCGATCACCCGCTCCATGGTGAAGGACGCCATCGACGCATTCGTCCAGGGAAACGTGGATCAGGCCGCGGCGGTCATCGAGCGGGACGACAAAGTAGACGAGCTGTACACGCACGTGTTTCACGAAGCCCTGGAGCTGATGCGCAAGGAGCCCGCCACGATCCAGCGCGGCATTCACGTGCAGTCCGTGGCCAAATGGCTCGAGCGCGTCGCCGATCACAGCACCAATTTGGCCGAGCAGGTCATCTT
- the pstB gene encoding phosphate ABC transporter ATP-binding protein PstB — MDQPAQSEPRARANRASDQPITGVKIGSEALSAWFGDKQVLRSVSLEIREHQVTAIIGPSGCGKSTFIRCLNRLHELVPLARLEGRVTLDGSDIYAKEVDPTFLRRRVGMVFQKPNPFPSMTIRDNVLAGLKLTGKLPRAHASEIVERSLRQAALWEEVKDRLDEPGAALSGGQQQRLCIARSLAVQPDVILMDEPCSALDPIATARIEDLIQTFRQHYTVVIVTHNMQQAARVSDSTAFLLLGELVEFSRTDRMFTMPTDPRTEDYITGKFG, encoded by the coding sequence ATGGACCAGCCAGCGCAATCCGAACCACGGGCACGCGCGAACCGGGCGAGCGACCAGCCGATCACCGGCGTGAAAATCGGTTCCGAGGCCCTATCGGCCTGGTTTGGCGACAAGCAGGTCCTAAGGTCCGTGAGCTTGGAGATCCGCGAACACCAGGTCACCGCGATCATCGGGCCTTCAGGCTGCGGGAAATCGACCTTCATCCGCTGCCTCAACCGCCTGCACGAACTGGTGCCGCTCGCCCGGCTGGAAGGGCGAGTCACGCTGGACGGGTCGGACATCTACGCCAAGGAGGTGGACCCCACCTTCCTCCGACGTCGCGTCGGCATGGTGTTCCAGAAGCCGAACCCGTTTCCGAGCATGACGATCCGCGACAACGTTTTGGCCGGGCTAAAGCTCACCGGGAAGCTGCCACGCGCGCACGCGAGCGAGATCGTCGAGCGCTCGTTGCGGCAGGCAGCCCTGTGGGAGGAGGTGAAGGACCGGCTGGATGAGCCCGGTGCTGCGCTGTCCGGTGGCCAGCAGCAACGCCTGTGCATCGCCCGTTCGCTGGCAGTGCAGCCGGACGTTATCCTCATGGACGAACCCTGTTCGGCGCTGGACCCGATCGCCACAGCCCGCATCGAAGATCTGATACAAACGTTCCGCCAGCACTACACAGTGGTCATCGTTACGCATAATATGCAGCAGGCTGCGCGCGTGTCCGACTCCACCGCGTTCCTTCTCCTGGGAGAGTTGGTCGAGTTCAGCCGAACGGATCGGATGTTCACCATGCCAACCGATCCTCGCACAGAGGACTACATCACGGGCAAATTCGGCTAG
- the pstC gene encoding phosphate ABC transporter permease subunit PstC yields MEAGLLACGVLSIATTLGILSVLVFETLAFFREVSLADYFLDLEWTPLFAEKHFGIWPLLSGTALTSAIAVSVALPFGLLAAVYLSEFARPSVRSALKPALEVLAGVPTIVYGYFALVLVSPLLQKVVPGLAGFSALSAGVVMGIMIIPLISSLCEDAMFAVPNGLREGAYALGADKLATIVRVILPSASSGITASVILAVSRAIGETMIVTIAAGQQPRLTADPRVPIETMTAYIVQVSMGDTPTGTIEYRTIFVVGATLFCMTLVMNVLSHLLASRIRSRARHETA; encoded by the coding sequence ATCGAGGCCGGCCTCTTGGCCTGCGGGGTGCTGTCCATAGCAACGACGCTTGGCATCCTGTCGGTCCTCGTTTTCGAGACGCTGGCGTTCTTCCGGGAAGTGTCGCTGGCCGACTACTTCCTGGACCTCGAGTGGACCCCACTTTTTGCGGAGAAGCACTTCGGGATCTGGCCTCTGCTCTCCGGAACCGCACTCACCAGCGCCATCGCCGTGTCCGTGGCACTACCGTTCGGCCTCTTGGCGGCGGTGTACCTCAGCGAGTTCGCCCGGCCGTCGGTCAGGAGTGCGCTCAAGCCTGCGCTTGAGGTCCTCGCAGGCGTGCCCACTATCGTGTACGGCTATTTCGCCCTGGTCCTGGTAAGCCCGTTGCTTCAGAAGGTCGTGCCCGGGCTGGCCGGGTTCAGCGCCTTGAGCGCCGGCGTGGTCATGGGCATCATGATCATCCCGCTGATTTCGTCGCTATGCGAGGACGCCATGTTCGCCGTACCCAACGGCCTGCGTGAGGGAGCGTACGCGCTGGGTGCCGACAAGCTGGCTACCATCGTGCGCGTGATCTTGCCGAGCGCGTCGTCGGGCATCACGGCCTCGGTCATCCTGGCGGTGTCTCGGGCGATCGGCGAGACCATGATCGTCACGATCGCAGCCGGGCAGCAACCCAGGCTGACCGCGGACCCTCGGGTGCCGATCGAGACCATGACGGCCTACATCGTCCAGGTGAGCATGGGCGACACTCCGACCGGCACGATCGAATACCGGACCATCTTCGTGGTGGGCGCCACGCTGTTCTGCATGACTCTCGTCATGAACGTGCTCAGCCACCTCCTCGCCAGTCGCATTCGCTCCCGGGCACGTCATGAAACCGCATAG